Below is a window of Edaphobacter bradus DNA.
ACCTTCGATGGATCAACATCTGCGGGTCACCGGCGAGTCACGATGCGCGTGTAAGATGGTCGGCTGGTGCAAAGAGTTCAGAGAGGTTATTCGTTTTGGAGATGATGTTTCGTTCCCGTAGAACCGCGCTGCAGTGGGCTGCGTCGGTCTGGCTATTTTGCTTGGTGACGGATCTTTTCTGTAGCGCGCAGCAGGCTGATCTTGTTCTGCGCGGCACCATTACGGGTAAGGACCGCGAGAGCTACGTCGAGGTTCCGTTCGAGGTGGGGGCCAGTGTCGTCCGCGTGACGGTCGATTTTTCCTACACTGGGCGCGATCAGCACACGACGATCGATCTGGGGCTATTTGACGGCGAGCGGTTTCGCGGATGGAGCGGCGGGAATAAGAGCTGGTTCACGGTTTCGGAGACAGACGCGACGCCATCGTATCTGCCGGGACCGATCCGCCCCGGGACATGGAAGCTCATTCTTGGGGTGCCAAGCATTGGGGATGGGGTCAAGTCGGAGTATGTTGCGACGATTCATCTTCAGCGTTCAGGAGAAGCGCCCGCGGCCTCGACCTTCAGTCGCGCACCGCTGCGAGCTGGCGCGGCGTGGTATCGCGGCGATCTGCACATGCACGACGCGCACAGCGATGGGTCGTGCCTGAGCCAGTCGGGAGCGAAGGTGCCTTGCCCGCTGTACAAGACGGTGGAGGCCGCGACTGCGCGGGGGCTGGACTTCATCGCCATCAGCGACCACAACACGATCTCGCACTATGACGCGATGCGCGAGCTGCAGCCGTACTTTGATCGTCTTCTGCTGATCCCGGGACGTGAGATCACGACATTTGAGGGGCACGCGAACGTCTACGGCACGACGGAGTTCATCGACTTCCGCCTGGAGAAGGGGCATGTATCGATCGACGACATCCAGCGGCAGACGGAGAAGCTGCACGGGATGTTCTCAATCAATCATCCTGGGCTGCCATCAGGAAGCGCCTGCATGGGCTGCGGGTGGGCGGCGAAGGATACCGACTACAGCCGCGTGGGAGCTGTGGAGGCTATCAATGGAGGAACGCTGGATGGGCCGATGTCGGGCGTCGCCTTCTGGCAGGAGAAGCTGAATCGGGGATTTCGGCTGACAGGCGTTGGCGGAAGTGACAACCACAATGCGACGATGGACCCACAGGCGCATTCGGCCGTCGGGTATCCAGCAACGGTGGTGTATGCGGCGGAACTTTCCGAGCGGGCGATTCTTGAGGGGATTCGCACTGGGCACGTGTTTGTCGATGTGCAAGGTACGCGGGATCGTGGAATCGAGTTTACCGCGCAGGCTGACGGCAAAACAGTGATGATGGGTGATGCGATTGCGCCTGTTGCAGGCGCGAACGTGCACCTTGTCCTGACGATGAATGGACTGGAGGGCGCGCACGCCGAGGTGATTCGTGATGGCGAGGTGACGACTCTGCTGGATGCCTCGGTAGTGAAGGAGCACACTGAGACGCGCGAGTTTGACTACGAAGCGGATGGGAAGCGGCACTGGGTCCGGGTAAATGTCCGCGCGGCCGATGGGGCTCTGCTGATCCTAGGGAATCCTATATATCTGAACCTATGATCAGAACGGCTTACCGAGAAAGAGATAGATCAGCTCGATGACGAGGATGATGACCACGGTCGACTCCAGAAAGAAAGCCCGGCTTTGGTTGAACTGATCGACCATGAAGCGGTAGAGATTCTCGGCGGTGTCGATCTTCTGCTTGACGAGGTCTTTGTAGTCAGGCACGCCGACTTTGGACGCAGCCAGTTTGTAGAGGCGCGCGGCGAACATATCGCTGAGGAACTTGATGGCGTTGTCGGCGCGTTCGGTCAGTTCCACGACCTCAAGCAGCACCGTGTAAAGGCGAGTAGCGGAGCGGGCCATACGCCAGCGCGCCAGAATTCCGGTTCCTCCCTCGAGCGAGTCGTAGGCGGAGTCAAGCTGCTTCGACAGCAGATCGTCGTAGTGGCGGAACTCGAGCAGCTGCGAGTTGGCGTACTCAAGCAGCTGGATGGCGGTCTCTGCGCCGGTGGTGGTGTCATAGACGATAGCGGCGTTCCAGCCGATGACGGCCAGGTCGTCGGGATAGTAGGAGATGCGCGATTGAAGGACCTCCTGGCACTCTCCGTCGGAGAGCGGCATGGTGTCTCCGCGCACGACCTGCGCGATGCGGCTGCCGTGGATTTGGACGAGCTCGCCTGCAGAAGGACGGCCAGTCACCTCGCGGAGGTGAAAGATGAAGTAGTCCTCGCTGAGAAACTCCGGATACTCCTTGATTAGTGCCGGCCGGGCGTGCTCGAGCTTCTGGCGGACGATGCGGCCGGCATTGCCGGCGAAGTCGACGTCCCAGACCCAGTGGCTGGCGAGCCGGATGAGCATCTCCCAATCCCCGTAGAAGGGAAGCTGGAAGACGACGCTGATGACCCCGTAGTCGTAGTACTTGATCTCGCCTTGAAGGGTTTGACCAGTTTCGAGCACCAGCGGCTCAATGGGCTCGATGACGGGAGGCCTTTGGAAACGGATGTAGCTGGGGGTAGGATGCTTCAACGCCGGTTGCGCGACGATGGAGGCGCTGATGATCTGCCTGAGCTTGTCGAGGAGGATCTCCTCACAGACGTCGAACTGGATCAGTACAAGCACGGACCCAGACAGCGCCGGACTATCACGCGGAGGCGGAACGGATTGGGAGAGGGATTCCAGCATCCCTTGCAAGGATACCGGCCCTAGTGGACGATTTTGAACTTTTCGGCGTTCGGGGATCTCGGCCGACCCTTTCTCGGAGCTTATGTAACCCGAGAGTTCCCCCTCTCACTAGAGAGCATCTCAACTCTTAAAGACGAGCTCCTCTTCGAACGCCGGCGTAAAGTTCTATCTGGGCGCCGCCCGCGCTTAACATGTACGGCATAAAAGAGGGCTGTGAAAGACAATTCCGCGACATCCCTTCCCTTTCCGCGGGAGGGATGTCGACAGGAGAGCCTGACCTGACATTGTTTGTTCTCCTGAAGAAATCCAGGGCCAGAATAGTGCAGGCAGATCGAAACCGTCAGCTGATAGCCATACGACTTATTGCTTATCGCAGGGACGGACTAAGCTGGCGCAGTAGAGGACCTCTATGACCTATCGCTTGAGATACCTATCTCTGATAGCTGTTGTACAACGGTTCGACCACAACTCACGCAGGGTTTTTCAAGGATGGATCGCTCTGTCTCTCCTCGCGCCTTGTATCGCACTGGCGAGCAGCCGCACCAAGACGGATATCGTCTACATGCGCAACGGCGACAAGATCACGGCGAACTCCAGTCTCTCAATCAGGGCCAGCTCTCCATCAAGCCTGATTACACGAGTAGCTCGTTTGTCATCGACTGGGCCAAGGTAGATCATGTCGAGAGCAAGCAGGGGTTCATGATTATGGACCCGCGTGGAACAATCTATACGGGCACGATCAGTAAGGGCGCAGAGAACCGAACGATGGTGGTCGACGAAAATGCTACGGCGACACTGCCTTTTGATTCCGTTATCCAGATAGAACAGTTGGGGCGGACCTTTCTTAGGCGATTCCGTGGAGATTTCGACCTTGGGTCAAGTTTCGCGAAATCGAATGACCTGAAGAGTCTCACTCTCCAGGGCGATCTGGGCTATCAATCC
It encodes the following:
- a CDS encoding CehA/McbA family metallohydrolase; translated protein: MTDLFCSAQQADLVLRGTITGKDRESYVEVPFEVGASVVRVTVDFSYTGRDQHTTIDLGLFDGERFRGWSGGNKSWFTVSETDATPSYLPGPIRPGTWKLILGVPSIGDGVKSEYVATIHLQRSGEAPAASTFSRAPLRAGAAWYRGDLHMHDAHSDGSCLSQSGAKVPCPLYKTVEAATARGLDFIAISDHNTISHYDAMRELQPYFDRLLLIPGREITTFEGHANVYGTTEFIDFRLEKGHVSIDDIQRQTEKLHGMFSINHPGLPSGSACMGCGWAAKDTDYSRVGAVEAINGGTLDGPMSGVAFWQEKLNRGFRLTGVGGSDNHNATMDPQAHSAVGYPATVVYAAELSERAILEGIRTGHVFVDVQGTRDRGIEFTAQADGKTVMMGDAIAPVAGANVHLVLTMNGLEGAHAEVIRDGEVTTLLDASVVKEHTETREFDYEADGKRHWVRVNVRAADGALLILGNPIYLNL